One genomic segment of Betaproteobacteria bacterium includes these proteins:
- a CDS encoding pantoate--beta-alanine ligase translates to MEVITTVAALRARLGSSPGVAFVPTMGNLHEGHLDLVRIAR, encoded by the coding sequence TCACCACGGTTGCGGCGCTCCGTGCGCGGCTTGGCTCCAGTCCCGGGGTCGCCTTCGTGCCGACCATGGGCAATCTGCACGAAGGACATCTGGACCTCGTACGCATCGCGCGC